The DNA window CCCAGACATCCTTCCCCAATTCTTTTTGTCGACACCATCCCTCCAATCCTCATCCCTTCACTGTTAGAATATACCCACTGAATCAAACCCATAAACATGTCTCACAGAGTCACAATCACTGCAAACCTCATCCCTTCACTCTTCTCAGTTGTCCCTCCCCTTTcccgtttgttttgtttctcctTTGGGTTCAATTATAAATCCATTCAATTATGCAATTCATATTTCATTTTACATGTGATTGAATTTGTCTTATTCCTTTATTTTCCATTTGATTGCCTTATCTTTTTCCTGCTACAACTTCATCGTATGTTAAAATCTTATATTGTTATCATTCATTTTGGTTTAGAATTACAATACAGGAATTAACATGGGTGAATTGATTCAATTTTTCTTATGATGGTTTCAAATTTCCCACCCCTCTTTCGCTCAAATTCTCCCCTCCCCAAATTTAAAAAcctaaacaaataaataatgaaattttagataAGAGAAGCTTAACAGAGGAAGGAAGCCAGGCCAGAAGAACGCAACCTGAAGAACAAGAGAGATCGCTGGCTTCTAGTGTGGACTGGGTTCTGGAAAAATTCACTTTCGTAATTGCGTGAAAAATGGTTTCTGGGAAAAGTCACTTTTCTGATAGCGTGAGAAAGGAAGAGGGTAGGACTCGCAACTTGAAAAGTTTATTAAAGggatcaaatatttttttaaagggaTAAGTTATAAATCTATTGAGGTCAACGCAGCCTAATGCCCCCGCATTGGCTCCGCTAGTGCGTGTATATATATCCCACTCTAGGGCTCTCCAATCTCTTCCTTTATATCCTCTTCTCCAAGCACAAACCTACCGAAGATCGCAAACTCCATAAACTCGCTCCATTTTTGCTAGAGATATGCCAGGCATTATCAGTACCGCTCTTCCAAATCAAAAACATGTTTAAAGAAGACTTGTTATCAAGAAAATAGAGAAACCAAATTCCCGGCTGGTCTCGTTTATGAAGCGGAGGGGCGGTCTTTTCAGAAAGGCTTGTCAACTCAGCGGTCTGTGTGGCGCTGAGGTGGCCGTCAGTGTCTTTTCTCCGTATGGCAGGCTGTACGTCTTTGGCCACCCATCGGTGGATTCTGTCCTCTCTCGCCTTGAACGCGTAAACACTGCCTTGCATGGCCGCCAATACATCTCTATGCATGATAGTTCTGAGGCTGAAGATCATGATACAGATAGCAGTAGTATAATCGAGTCCAATTCAATGGAATCTTGTATGGTGTCCAAAACGAGCATAGATCTTGAAAATCTTGGCTTAGATCTTGAAAAAGACACAGAGGAGATGGAGGAGGACGAGGCGAGCAAATTTTGGTGGGATCAGCCAATCGAGAATGTGAAAAAGGTAGATGAACTGAAGCAGTTCAAGAGTTCATTAGAAAAATTGAAGGCTAAGGTAATTACGCAATTGGATGAGATGGAAATGCGTGAATCGGTTGTGAGGCATTATTTGATGTGAGACCATGGCGTCGTGATGCATTACTTATTTTGTTACAATTGTTATCGAGTTCTACATTTATTTTCTCAAGGAGGAAAAGGAGAGCTTTCATTGACTAGGGCTACCTTTTGTACAAGTGTCGTTATTAAACGTTTGATTCTTTTTACTGCATATATAGAGTatttaatctttt is part of the Malus domestica chromosome 12, GDT2T_hap1 genome and encodes:
- the LOC103449629 gene encoding agamous-like MADS-box protein AGL29 — its product is MSHRVTITANLIPSLFSVVPPLSHKRSLTEEGSQARRTQPEEQERSLASSVDWVLEKFTFVIARLVIKKIEKPNSRLVSFMKRRGGLFRKACQLSGLCGAEVAVSVFSPYGRLYVFGHPSVDSVLSRLERVNTALHGRQYISMHDSSEAEDHDTDSSSIIESNSMESCMVSKTSIDLENLGLDLEKDTEEMEEDEASKFWWDQPIENVKKVDELKQFKSSLEKLKAKVITQLDEMEMRESVVRHYLM